CGGCGACGACCAGCGTGTTCGGGTTAGGCACGCTATCGCGATAGCGGTACTCGCTGGCAATCTCGACGTTCACGGGGAGTTGCGCGAGACTTTCGATCCAGTATTTGGCGGTCAACGCGGCGTGGAAGCTTCCGCCGCAGGCGAGCAGCAGCACGGAATCCACGGCATTCAGGACACGCCATGCGTTATCGCCGAACAGTTCCGGCATGATCGACGTCACGTCCTGCAGCGTATCGGCAACGGCGCGCGGCTGCTCGAAAATCTCTTTCTGCATGTAATAGCGATACAGGCCCAGGTCGGCCGCCCCGCTATGTGCCGCCACGGTGTGCACCCTGCGCTCGACACGCTGACCGCCACCGTCGACAATCCAGTAACGATGAAGCTGCACGTCGACCAGATCGCCGTTCTCCAGGTACACAATCTGATCGGTGACGTTCGACAATGCGATCGCGTCGGAGGCAAGAAAATTCTCGCCTTCGCCGACACCGACGACAAGCGGCATGCCATCGCGCGCGCCGACCAGACGATGCGGTTCGTCGCGGCAAATGACGGCAATCGCGTAGCTTCCTCTCAACTGCCCGACCGCGTCTTTCACGGCCTCAAAGAGGTCTCCGTTGTACAGGTGGTCGATCAGATGAGCGATGACTTCGCTATCGGTCTGGCTGGCGAAAACATAGCCGCGCGCCTCCAGGGTCGCGCGCAACGCCTCATGATTCTCGATGATGCCATTGTGGGAGAGCGCAATTCGCGGCGCGTCCGCGCCCGGCGAAAAGTGCGGATGAGCGTTTGCGGTAACCGGCTTGCCGTGCGTCGCCCAACGGGTATGAGCGATCCCGGTGTATCCGGACAAGCCCAGCCGCGTGATTTCGTCCTGCAGGTTCGCAACGCGCTCGACGCTGCGCGAGCGCACGAGCTGCCGGTCCTGATAAAGCGCAACGCCACACGAGTCATAGCCGCGATATTCCAGGCGTTTGAGGCCATCGACCAGGTTGGGCAGGATGTTCCGTTGCGCAACCGCACCGACAATTCCACACATGACGTTTCTCCGTAAATGTCCCTCATGGGAACCAGCGAAGCGATGGTAGAGTCGATCAGATGAAATTAATTTTCATAATTCTTGGCAAAATGAAATTTGACAATACAGCCTGGCATGTGTGAAATTTAATTTCACACCAACATCTCCTGGAAGTCAGATGCCGGGCATTTATCTGGATGATCTTGACCTGCGAATCCTGGGCGTTCTGCAAGCAGATTCGTCGGTCTCGAACCTTGAGCTTGCCGCGCGCGTGCACGCGTCGCCGCCTACGTGACTACGCAGGGTGCGTGCTCTCAAAGAAGCGGGGGTTATTCAGCGCCAGATTGCCGTGCTCGACCACGCGAAGATGGGCTCGACGCTGATTACGCTTGTCGAAGTGAGTCTTGACCGGCAAACGGCGGAGGATCTCGAAGCCTTTGAAGCGTACATCTGCGCCGAGCCTGCCGTCACTCAATGCTATCGCGTGTCGCCTGGCCCGGACTTCGTGGTCGTCGCCGAGGTGGCAGACATGCCGGAATACGATGAACTCGCGCGCCGACTGTTCAGGAGCTCGGCAAACATCCGCAATGTGCGCACATTTTTTTCCACCTATCGCGCCAAGTTCGAGGCTAATGCACGTGTCCGCCCGGCTGCGGAT
This genomic stretch from Paraburkholderia caffeinilytica harbors:
- the glmS gene encoding glutamine--fructose-6-phosphate transaminase (isomerizing); translation: MCGIVGAVAQRNILPNLVDGLKRLEYRGYDSCGVALYQDRQLVRSRSVERVANLQDEITRLGLSGYTGIAHTRWATHGKPVTANAHPHFSPGADAPRIALSHNGIIENHEALRATLEARGYVFASQTDSEVIAHLIDHLYNGDLFEAVKDAVGQLRGSYAIAVICRDEPHRLVGARDGMPLVVGVGEGENFLASDAIALSNVTDQIVYLENGDLVDVQLHRYWIVDGGGQRVERRVHTVAAHSGAADLGLYRYYMQKEIFEQPRAVADTLQDVTSIMPELFGDNAWRVLNAVDSVLLLACGGSFHAALTAKYWIESLAQLPVNVEIASEYRYRDSVPNPNTLVVAVSQSGETADVLGAVQVAKQYGMHHTLAICNVPTSALARECSLTFFTRAGIEIGVASTKAFTTQLVALFLLALTLAQSRQCLSEQDEQHHLRALRHLPDAMTKVLAMEPQIIAWAEQLTRRQDILFLGRGMHYPVAMEGALKMKEISYIHAEAYAAGELKHGPLALVSDEMPVVAVAPNDRLLEKLKSNMHEVSARNGKLYVFADIDCGISAGPDVEVIRLTEYYGLLSPILHTIPMQLLAFHAALARGTDIDKPRNLAKSVTVE